The Phaeacidiphilus oryzae TH49 region CACCACCATGCGGATGATCCTCGGCCTGGACCACCCCACCAGCGGCCGGGTGACCATCGACGGCCTGCCGTACGCCGGGCTGCCGCGCCCGCTCACCTCCATCGGCGCGCTGCTGGAGGCCAAGGCGGTGGAGGGCGGGCGCAGCGCCTACCACCACCTGCTGTGGCTGGCCCGGAGCAACGGGCTCCCGCCGCGCCGGGTGGACGAGGTGCTGGAGCTGGTCGGCCTGCGGGAGGTGGCCAGACGCCGGTCGGGCGGCTTCTCGCTGGGGATGGGGCAGCGGCTCGGGATCGCGGCGGCGCTGCTGGGCGATCCCCGGATCCTGATGTTCGACGAGCCGGTGAACGGACTGGACCCGGAGGGCATCCTCTGGATCCGCAATCTGATGAAGGGGCTGGCGGCGGAGGGCCGCACGGTCTTCGTCTCCAGCCATCTGATGAGCGAGATGGCCCTCACCGCCGACCACCTGATCATCATCGGCCGCGGCCGGCTGCTCGCCGACGTGTCGATGCGCGAGTTCATCGACCGCAACGCGCGGAGCGTCGTCCGGGTCCGCACCCCGCAGCCGGACCGGCTGGCCGGACTCCTCTCCGGGGCGGGGATCCGGGCGGAGGCCGGGCAGCGGGATCAGGCCGCGCTGCTGACCGTCGAGGACGCCGACGAGCGGGTCTCGGCGCGGATCGGCGACCTCGCCGCCGAGCACGGGGTGCCGCTGCACGAGCTGAGCGTCCAGCGCGCCTCCCTGGAGGAGGCGTTCATGGCGATGACCGCCGAGTCGGTGGAGTACCACGCGGGCAGGACGGCCGCGGGCACGGATCTGCTCGGCTCGGCCGATCCGCGGGCGACGCCGACGGGTCTGGGCCCGGGCGCAGGGCCGGCGGACAGCCAGGAACCGGCGGACAGTTCGGGCGCGGCGGGCGGCTCCGGTGTGGCGGGCGGCCCCGGCGCGGCGGGCGGACCGGCGCGGGGCGGCAGCTCCGCCGCTTCGCCGCCGGCCGGCTGGGGTGCGGGCTGGGAGCAGGGCCGCCGCGCAGGCCGGCGGCGTTCGGACGAGGACGAGAAGGACGGTTGACGCCATGTCAGGTGCCACCTCGGCGGCGCTGGCCGCCGAATGGACCAAGTTCCGCACCGTGCGCGGGCCCCGCTGGACCGCCCTCGCCCTCTTCGTCGCCACAGTGGGCCTGGGCGCGGTGATCTGCGTCTTCACCGCGAACGACTTCCAGTCGGTGGTCGGCTCCAGCGGCTACTTCGACCCGGTGAGCACCGGCTTCGGCGGGCTGATGCTCGGTCAGCTGGCCGCGGTGGTGCTGGGCGTGACGGTGATCGGCGGGGAGTACGCGAGCGGGATGATCCGCGTCTCGCTGGCCGCCGTGCCGGTACGCGGGAGGCTGCTCTTCGCCAAGGGCGTGGTGCTGGCCGCCGGGGTCTTCGTGATCGGCCTGATCACCGCGTTCGTGACGTTCTTCCTCGGGCAGGCGCTACTCGGCGAGCACGGCACCACCATCGGCGCGCCCGGCGTGCTCCGCGCGGTGATCGGCTGCGCCCTCTATCTGACGCTGCTCGCCCTCTTCTCGCTCGGCGCGACGACGATGCTGCGCAGCAGGACGCTGGCGCTGGGCATCCTGGTGCCGTTCTTCTTCATGGTGTCGAGCATCCTGCAGGCGATCCCGGGGGTGAAGGCCTTCGCCAAGTACCTTCCGGACAAGGCCGGTCAGCGGATCATGGACGTCCACCAGCCCAGCGACGCGTCCTTCGGACCCTGGACGGGGATCCTGATCACGGTGCTCTGGGTGGCCGCGGCCCTGTGCGGAGGCTGGCTGGTACTGCGGCAGCGGGACGCGTGAGACGGCTGTGACGGATGGGGGCCGGTCCTGCGAACCGGCGGGCGGGCGTGATTGGGTGGACACCTGAAGCATCCACGACATCCGCCAGGGGGAAGGAAGCGACGGATGATCGAGGCACGCGGCCTCACCAAGCGATACGGCTTGAAGACCG contains the following coding sequences:
- a CDS encoding ABC transporter permease subunit, with the translated sequence MSGATSAALAAEWTKFRTVRGPRWTALALFVATVGLGAVICVFTANDFQSVVGSSGYFDPVSTGFGGLMLGQLAAVVLGVTVIGGEYASGMIRVSLAAVPVRGRLLFAKGVVLAAGVFVIGLITAFVTFFLGQALLGEHGTTIGAPGVLRAVIGCALYLTLLALFSLGATTMLRSRTLALGILVPFFFMVSSILQAIPGVKAFAKYLPDKAGQRIMDVHQPSDASFGPWTGILITVLWVAAALCGGWLVLRQRDA
- a CDS encoding ABC transporter ATP-binding protein, which translates into the protein MIELDRLTKRYGGKLAVDALTFSIPPGVVTGFLGPNGAGKSTTMRMILGLDHPTSGRVTIDGLPYAGLPRPLTSIGALLEAKAVEGGRSAYHHLLWLARSNGLPPRRVDEVLELVGLREVARRRSGGFSLGMGQRLGIAAALLGDPRILMFDEPVNGLDPEGILWIRNLMKGLAAEGRTVFVSSHLMSEMALTADHLIIIGRGRLLADVSMREFIDRNARSVVRVRTPQPDRLAGLLSGAGIRAEAGQRDQAALLTVEDADERVSARIGDLAAEHGVPLHELSVQRASLEEAFMAMTAESVEYHAGRTAAGTDLLGSADPRATPTGLGPGAGPADSQEPADSSGAAGGSGVAGGPGAAGGPARGGSSAASPPAGWGAGWEQGRRAGRRRSDEDEKDG